Proteins found in one Dermacentor silvarum isolate Dsil-2018 chromosome 8, BIME_Dsil_1.4, whole genome shotgun sequence genomic segment:
- the LOC119462402 gene encoding uncharacterized protein LOC119462402 isoform X3 encodes MSVKNTKYVHKLERPRPLRPAEPPGSDPDTSLTPLLSPAEDMTSPIDVVMSASADEFLLSQMESLCASLDNGNHSDTDLEQVCRLLKVKGAAMERFFEDQLDTHFITLRNASRDDKLDAFSRLMLLELVELRAMGWQSDEETTEYYCRKFEELGFDSVVYDDAYAVKLAREFQQKQQQEQRSQMETVKTGTKPAATPILPWASQEIKNRENSANPQSVSYQGPLKGEATFQNHSIWKESPNLQEEQMHKWSGTSDMSAKATWQHFLRNEEVVQNANASTQAQTEGVAEMAKVISEDITQYSGPPMQDGKWANGTTTDYLNMYQKTVPAEADAKTCVETIIVGKDLIQISGTNGTIVNISTCVLRSFFSGTTADTFNLANQDLSSMLSGSGEPSNKPTVPGLHTDAVHAQGQTVGNSSFQKSQVDSSHGEAYEKDELRLVTDAVAWPLRDTLQSVDAPKTQSAQGSFERFRGTSGPTENTRFKGLQSLTEFNNQCMRPTDFKAWGSNDKPEQTKQIDGLGSSMQFSRSVDNKHMPSTSSKTLGTTSEPGQHNQFKGLLNPSQLSNKDDGQLLSAGFTALASSEAHSQTRQLERLVGSMQFSRNTENQQFKPTGGLKALGRNDRTDQSKQFLSPGSSPQLFTSFDEQVLLTKALGTTSVLDQPKQFKGLARPALFPSKADSDNTQQPLSTAFTTSGSTSGHSQTKHLERLGASIQLLSNVENQKVPSRNLKPLGYTDVPSQTK; translated from the exons ATGTCAGTTAAAAACACGAAATATGTACATAAACTCGAGAGGCCACGTCCTCTACGTCCAGCAGAGCCTCCAGGGTCCGATCCTGACAC GTCTTTGACGCCTCTGCTCAGTCCTGCCGAGGACATGACCTCGCCGATCGACGTTGTAATGAGCGCCTCAGCCGACGAATTCTTGCTCAGTCAGATGGAGTCACTTTGTGCTTCCCTCGACAATGGGAACCACAGCGATACCGATCTAGAACAGGTCTGTCGCCTTCTGAAAGTCAAGGGCGCTGCCATGGAACGATTCTTCGAAGACCAGTTGGACACACACTTCATCACCTTGCGCAACGCTTCCCGTGACGACAAACTCGACGCTTTCAGCCGCTTGATGCTCCTCGAACTGGTTGAACTGCGTGCCATGGGCTGGCAGAGCGATGAGGAGACAACGGAGTATTATTGTCGCAAGTTTGAAGAGCTCGGGTTTGATTCCGTCGTGTACGACGACGCTTATGCAGTGAAACTGGCCCGCGAGTTCCAGCAGAAGCAGCAACAGGAGCAGCGTTCACAAATGGAAACTGTCAAGACGGGAACCAAGCCTGCGGCAACGCCGATCTTGCCATGGGCCTCTCAAGAGATCAAGAATCGCGAAAATTCTGCCAACCCACAAAGTGTCTCATATCAAGGCCCCCTAAAAGGTGAGGCTACTTTTCAAAACCATAGCATCTGGAAAGAGAGCCCTAATCTGCAAGAGGAACAAATGCATAAGTGGTCAGGAACCTCCGATATGTCAGCCAAGGCTACATGGCAGCACTTTTTAAGAAACGAAGAGGTGGTTCAAAATGCTAATGCAAGTACACAAGCCCAGACTGAAGGTGTTGCGGAAATGGCTAAAGTAATTTCTGAAGACATCACTCAGTACAGTGGGCCTCCAATGCAGGATGGAAAGTGGGCCAATGGGACAACCACTGACTATCTTAATATGTATCAGAAGACTGTTCCTGCTGAGGCTGACGCTAAGACATGTGTAGAGACCATCATTGTTGGCAAGGATCTCATCCAGATCAGTGGAACAAACGGCACTATTGTGAATATCTCCACATGTGTACTACGGAGCTTCTTTTCTGGCACAACAGCAGACACATTTAACCTTGCAAACCAAGATTTGTCTAGCATGCTCTCTGGGTCAGGTGAGCCATCGAACAAACCTACAGTGCCTGGGCTGCACACAGATGCAGTGCATGCGCAGGGGCAAACTGTTGGAAACAGTAGTTTTCAGAAGAGCCAGGTGGACAGCTCACATGGTGAAGCTTACGAAAAAGATGAACTGAGACTTGTGACAGATGCAGTGGCTTGGCCGCTGAGGGACACCTTGCAGTCTGTCGATGCACCGAAGACACAGTCTGCACAAGGCAGTTTTGAGAGATTTCGAGGTACCAGTGGACCTACTGAGAATACCCGATTCAAGGGACTTCAAAGCCTTACAGAATTCAACAATCAGTGCATGCGTCCAACTGACTTCAAAGCTTGGGGCAGTAATGACAAACCTGAACAAACCAAGCAAATTGATGGGCTCGGAAGCTCAATGCAGTTTTCAAGAAGTGTTGACAACAAGCATATGCCTTCGACTAGCTCCAAGACGTTGGGCACTACCAGTGAACCTGGCCAACACAATCAGTTCAAGGGCCTTTTGAATCCATCACAGTTATCAAACAAGGATGATGGCCAACTACTCTCAGCTGGCTTCACTGCATTGGCTAGTAGTGAGGCACACAGCCAAACAAGACAGTTGGAGAGACTTGTAGGCTCGATGCAATTTTCACGCAACACTGAAAACCAGCAGTTCAAGCCTACTGGTGGCCTTAAGGCATTGGGCAGAAACGACAGAACTGACCAAAGCAAGCAATTTCTTAGTCCAGGAAGCTCACCACAGCTCTTTACCAGTTTTGATGAGCAAGTGCTTCTAACCAAGGCATTGGGCACTACCAGTGTACTTGACCAGCCTAAGCAGTTCAAGGGCCTTGCAAGACCAGCACTGTTTCCAAGCAAGGCTGACAGTGACAATACTCAGCAGCCACTTTCAACTGCCTTCACTACCTCCGGTAGTACTAGTGGCCACAGCCAGACCAAGCATCTTGAGAGACTTGGAGCATCAATACAGTTATTGAGCAACGTTGAAAACCAGAAGGTGCCTTCACGTAACTTGAAGCCATTAGGCTACACAGATGTTCCCAGTCAGACTAAGTAA
- the LOC119462402 gene encoding uncharacterized protein LOC119462402 isoform X2, with protein sequence MSVKNTKYVHKLERPRPLRPAEPPGSDPDTSLTPLLSPAEDMTSPIDVVMSPSADEFLLSQMESLCASLDNGNHSDTDLEQVCRLLKVKGAAMERLFEDQLDTHFITLRNASREDKLDAFSRLMLLELIELRAMGWQSDEETTEYYCRKFEELGFDSIEYDDAYAEKLAREFQQKQQQEQRSQMETVKAGTKPAEAPILPWASQEIKNRENSANPQSVSYQGPLKGEATFQNHSIWKESPNLQEEQMHKWSGTSDMSAKATWQHFLRNEEVVQNANASTQAQTEGVAQMAKVISEDITQYSAPPMQDGKWANGTTTDYLNMYQKTAPAEADAKTCVETITVGKDLIQISGTNGTIVNISTCVLRSFFSGTTADTFNLANQDLSSMLSGSGEPSNKPTVPGLHTDAVHAQGQTVGNSSFQKSQVDSSHGEAYEKDELRLVTDAVAWPLRDTLQSVDAPKTQSAQGSFERFRGTSGPTENTRFKGLQSLTEFNNQCMRPTDFKAWGSNDKPEQTKQIDGLGSSMQFSRSVDNKHMPSTSSKTLGTTSEPGQHNQFKGLLNPSQLSNKDDGQLLSAGFTALASSEAHSQTRQLERLVGSMQFSRNTENQQFKPTGGLKALGRNDRTDQSKQFLSPGSSPQLFTSFDEQVLLTKALGTTSVLDQPKQFKGLARPALFPSKADSDNTQQPLSTAFTTSGSTSGHSQTKHLERLGASIQLLSNVENQKVPSRNLKPLGYTDVPSQTK encoded by the exons ATGTCAGTTAAAAACACGAAATATGTACATAAACTCGAGAGGCCACGTCCTCTACGTCCAGCAGAGCCTCCAGGGTCCGATCCTGACACGTCTTTGACGCCTCTGCTCAGTCCTGCCGAGGACATGACCTCGCCGATCGACGTTGTAATGAGCCCCTCAGCCGACGAATTCTTGCTCAGTCAGATGGAGTCACTTTGTGCTTCCCTCGACAATGGGAACCACAGCGATACCGATCTAGAACAGGTCTGTCGCCTTCTGAAAGTCAAGGGTGCTGCCATGGAACGATTATTCGAAGACCAGTTGGACACACACTTCATCACCCTGCGCAACGCTTCCCGTGAGGACAAACTCGACGCTTTCAGCCGCTTGATGCTCCTCGAACTGATTGAACTGCGTGCCATGGGCTGGCAGAGCGATGAGGAGACAACGGAGTATTATTGTCGCAAGTTTGAAGAGCTCGGGTTTGATTCCATCGAGTACGACGACGCTTATGCAGAGAAACTGGCCCGCGAGTTCCAGCAGAAGCAGCAACAGGAGCAGCGTTCACAAATGGAAACTGTCAAGGCGGGAACAAAGCCTGCGGAAGCGCCGATCTTGCCGTGGGCCTCTCAAGAGATCAAGAATCGCGAAAATTCTGCCAACCCACAAAGTGTCTCATATCAAGGACCCCTAAAAGGTGAGGCTACTTTTCAAAACCATAGCATCTGGAAAGAGAGCCCTAATCTGCAAGAGGAACAAATGCATAAGTGGTCAGGAACCTCCGATATGTCAGCCAAGGCTACATGGCAGCACTTTTTAAGGAACGAAGAGGTGGTTCAAAATGCTAATGCAAGTACACAAGCCCAGACTGAAGGTGTTGCGCAAATGGCTAAAGTAATTTCTGAAGACATCACACAGTACAGTGCGCCTCCAATGCAGGATGGAAAGTGGGCCAATGGGACAACAACTGACTATCTTAATATGTATCAGAAGACTGCTCCTGCTGAGGCTGACGCTAAGACATGTGTAGAGACCATCACTGTTGGCAAGGATCTCATCCAGATCAGTGGAACAAACGGCACTATTGTGAATATCTCCACATGTGTACTACGGAGCTTTTTTTCCGGCACAACAGCAGACACATTTAACCTTGCAAACCAAGATTTGTCTAGCATGCTCTCTGGGTCAG GTGAGCCATCGAACAAACCTACAGTGCCTGGGCTGCACACAGATGCAGTGCATGCGCAGGGGCAAACTGTTGGAAACAGTAGTTTTCAGAAGAGCCAGGTGGACAGCTCACATGGTGAAGCTTACGAAAAAGATGAACTGAGACTTGTGACAGATGCAGTGGCTTGGCCGCTGAGGGACACCTTGCAGTCTGTCGATGCACCGAAGACACAGTCTGCACAAGGCAGTTTTGAGAGATTTCGAGGTACCAGTGGACCTACTGAGAATACCCGATTCAAGGGACTTCAAAGCCTTACAGAATTCAACAATCAGTGCATGCGTCCAACTGACTTCAAAGCTTGGGGCAGTAATGACAAACCTGAACAAACCAAGCAAATTGATGGGCTCGGAAGCTCAATGCAGTTTTCAAGAAGTGTTGACAACAAGCATATGCCTTCGACTAGCTCCAAGACGTTGGGCACTACCAGTGAACCTGGCCAACACAATCAGTTCAAGGGCCTTTTGAATCCATCACAGTTATCAAACAAGGATGATGGCCAACTACTCTCAGCTGGCTTCACTGCATTGGCTAGTAGTGAGGCACACAGCCAAACAAGACAGTTGGAGAGACTTGTAGGCTCGATGCAATTTTCACGCAACACTGAAAACCAGCAGTTCAAGCCTACTGGTGGCCTTAAGGCATTGGGCAGAAACGACAGAACTGACCAAAGCAAGCAATTTCTTAGTCCAGGAAGCTCACCACAGCTCTTTACCAGTTTTGATGAGCAAGTGCTTCTAACCAAGGCATTGGGCACTACCAGTGTACTTGACCAGCCTAAGCAGTTCAAGGGCCTTGCAAGACCAGCACTGTTTCCAAGCAAGGCTGACAGTGACAATACTCAGCAGCCACTTTCAACTGCCTTCACTACCTCCGGTAGTACTAGTGGCCACAGCCAGACCAAGCATCTTGAGAGACTTGGAGCATCAATACAGTTATTGAGCAACGTTGAAAACCAGAAGGTGCCTTCACGTAACTTGAAGCCATTAGGCTACACAGATGTTCCCAGTCAGACTAAGTAA
- the LOC119462402 gene encoding uncharacterized protein LOC119462402 isoform X1 — MSVKNTKYVHKLERPRPLRPAEPPGSDPDRSLTPLLSPAEDMTSPIDVVMSASADEFLLSQMESLCASLDNGNHSDTDLEQVCRLLKVKGAAMERFFEDQLDTHFITLRNASRDDKLDAFSRLMLLELVELRAMGWQSDEETTEYYCRKFEELGFDSVVYDDAYAVKLAREFQQKQQQEQRSQMETVKTGTKPAATPILPWASQEIKNRENSANPQSVSYQGPLKGEATFQNHSIWKESPNLQEEQMHKWSGTSDMSAKATWQHFLRNEEVVQNANASTQAQTEGVAEMAKVISEDITQYSGPPMQDGKWANGTTTDYLNMYQKTVPAEADAKTCVETIIVGKDLIQISGTNGTIVNISTCVLRSFFSGTTADTFNLANQDLSSMLSGSGEPSNKPTVPGLHTDAVHAQGQTVGNSSFQKSQVDSSHGEAYEKDELRLVTDAVAWPLRDTLQSVDAPKTQSAQGSFERFRGTSGPTENTRFKGLQSLTEFNNQCMRPTDFKAWGSNDKPEQTKQIDGLGSSMQFSRSVDNKHMPSTSSKTLGTTSEPGQHNQFKGLLNPSQLSNKDDGQLLSAGFTALASSEAHSQTRQLERLVGSMQFSRNTENQQFKPTGGLKALGRNDRTDQSKQFLSPGSSPQLFTSFDEQVLLTKALGTTSVLDQPKQFKGLARPALFPSKADSDNTQQPLSTAFTTSGSTSGHSQTKHLERLGASIQLLSNVENQKVPSRNLKPLGYTDVPSQTK; from the coding sequence ATGTCAGTTAAAAACACGAAATATGTACATAAACTCGAGAGGCCACGTCCTCTACGTCCAGCAGAGCCTCCAGGGTCCGATCCTGACAGGTCTTTGACGCCTCTGCTCAGTCCTGCCGAGGACATGACCTCGCCGATCGACGTTGTAATGAGCGCCTCAGCCGACGAATTCTTGCTCAGTCAGATGGAGTCACTTTGTGCTTCCCTCGACAATGGGAACCACAGCGATACCGATCTAGAACAGGTCTGTCGCCTTCTGAAAGTCAAGGGCGCTGCCATGGAACGATTCTTCGAAGACCAGTTGGACACACACTTCATCACCTTGCGCAACGCTTCCCGTGACGACAAACTCGACGCTTTCAGCCGCTTGATGCTCCTCGAACTGGTTGAACTGCGTGCCATGGGCTGGCAGAGCGATGAGGAGACAACGGAGTATTATTGTCGCAAGTTTGAAGAGCTCGGGTTTGATTCCGTCGTGTACGACGACGCTTATGCAGTGAAACTGGCCCGCGAGTTCCAGCAGAAGCAGCAACAGGAGCAGCGTTCACAAATGGAAACTGTCAAGACGGGAACCAAGCCTGCGGCAACGCCGATCTTGCCATGGGCCTCTCAAGAGATCAAGAATCGCGAAAATTCTGCCAACCCACAAAGTGTCTCATATCAAGGCCCCCTAAAAGGTGAGGCTACTTTTCAAAACCATAGCATCTGGAAAGAGAGCCCTAATCTGCAAGAGGAACAAATGCATAAGTGGTCAGGAACCTCCGATATGTCAGCCAAGGCTACATGGCAGCACTTTTTAAGAAACGAAGAGGTGGTTCAAAATGCTAATGCAAGTACACAAGCCCAGACTGAAGGTGTTGCGGAAATGGCTAAAGTAATTTCTGAAGACATCACTCAGTACAGTGGGCCTCCAATGCAGGATGGAAAGTGGGCCAATGGGACAACCACTGACTATCTTAATATGTATCAGAAGACTGTTCCTGCTGAGGCTGACGCTAAGACATGTGTAGAGACCATCATTGTTGGCAAGGATCTCATCCAGATCAGTGGAACAAACGGCACTATTGTGAATATCTCCACATGTGTACTACGGAGCTTCTTTTCTGGCACAACAGCAGACACATTTAACCTTGCAAACCAAGATTTGTCTAGCATGCTCTCTGGGTCAGGTGAGCCATCGAACAAACCTACAGTGCCTGGGCTGCACACAGATGCAGTGCATGCGCAGGGGCAAACTGTTGGAAACAGTAGTTTTCAGAAGAGCCAGGTGGACAGCTCACATGGTGAAGCTTACGAAAAAGATGAACTGAGACTTGTGACAGATGCAGTGGCTTGGCCGCTGAGGGACACCTTGCAGTCTGTCGATGCACCGAAGACACAGTCTGCACAAGGCAGTTTTGAGAGATTTCGAGGTACCAGTGGACCTACTGAGAATACCCGATTCAAGGGACTTCAAAGCCTTACAGAATTCAACAATCAGTGCATGCGTCCAACTGACTTCAAAGCTTGGGGCAGTAATGACAAACCTGAACAAACCAAGCAAATTGATGGGCTCGGAAGCTCAATGCAGTTTTCAAGAAGTGTTGACAACAAGCATATGCCTTCGACTAGCTCCAAGACGTTGGGCACTACCAGTGAACCTGGCCAACACAATCAGTTCAAGGGCCTTTTGAATCCATCACAGTTATCAAACAAGGATGATGGCCAACTACTCTCAGCTGGCTTCACTGCATTGGCTAGTAGTGAGGCACACAGCCAAACAAGACAGTTGGAGAGACTTGTAGGCTCGATGCAATTTTCACGCAACACTGAAAACCAGCAGTTCAAGCCTACTGGTGGCCTTAAGGCATTGGGCAGAAACGACAGAACTGACCAAAGCAAGCAATTTCTTAGTCCAGGAAGCTCACCACAGCTCTTTACCAGTTTTGATGAGCAAGTGCTTCTAACCAAGGCATTGGGCACTACCAGTGTACTTGACCAGCCTAAGCAGTTCAAGGGCCTTGCAAGACCAGCACTGTTTCCAAGCAAGGCTGACAGTGACAATACTCAGCAGCCACTTTCAACTGCCTTCACTACCTCCGGTAGTACTAGTGGCCACAGCCAGACCAAGCATCTTGAGAGACTTGGAGCATCAATACAGTTATTGAGCAACGTTGAAAACCAGAAGGTGCCTTCACGTAACTTGAAGCCATTAGGCTACACAGATGTTCCCAGTCAGACTAAGTAA